The following are encoded in a window of Gasterosteus aculeatus chromosome 5, fGasAcu3.hap1.1, whole genome shotgun sequence genomic DNA:
- the socs3b gene encoding suppressor of cytokine signaling 3b has protein sequence MSSVTPPEGRVQGSNRTLHHYKPFSSHEHYQQVMRALRKLQESGFYWGAVGGREASARLRSEPPGTFLIRDSSDHHHFFTLSIQTSRGPKNLRIHSEGGGFFLQPDPQNTQEPRQFDCVLKLVAHYMGKGPDGGRGREAPCGGNSREAEKSGCSAYLIHTSGEKIPLELRRPLSSSLSSLQHMCRRALNNQEGSGGAEQLPHRLKDFLEEYDATI, from the exons ATGAGCAGCGTGACCCCTCCGGAGGGCCGGGTTCAGGGGTCAAACCGCACCCTGCATCACTACAAGCCCTTCAGCTCGCACGAACACTACCAGCAG GTGATGCGTGCGCTGCGTAAGCTGCAGGAGAGTGGGTTTTACTGGGGGGCCGTGGGGGGCCGGGAAGCCAGCGCCCGGCTGCGCTCCGAACCGCCCGGCACCTTTCTGATCCGCGACTCCTCGGACCACCACCACTTCTTCACCCTCTCCATCCAGACGTCTCGGGGACCCAAGAACCTGCGCATCCACAGCGAGGGAGGCGGCTTCTTCCTGCAGCCGGACCCCCAAAACACCCAGGAGCCCCGGCAGTTCGACTGCGTGCTGAAGCTTGTGGCGCACTACATGGGCAAAGGGCCGGACGGTGGACGGGGCAGAGAAGCGCCGTGTGGGGGTAATTCAAGAGAGGCGGAGAAGAGCGGCTGCAGCGCGTATCTCATTCACACCAGCGGGGAGAAGATCCCCTTGGAACTGCGGCGGCCCCTCTCGagttccctctcctccctgcagcacaTGTGCAGGAGGGCCCTGAACAACCaggaggggtcggggggagCGGAGCAGCTGCCGCACAGGCTTAAAGACTTCCTGGAGGAGTACGACGCCACTATATGA
- the LOC144408008 gene encoding uncharacterized protein LOC144408008 has protein sequence MFVIERPSSFCVVMFNYQSVEDSVSFWAPPAGWTPQEPTPGSCLWTSALPSTPSSRLCCRTNSPSCTCPTPPASGSQTSCLTGSSTGSWGNMSQALGPSSPTSPQGCVLSPLLFSLYTNSCTSSHQSVKLLKFADDTTLIGLISGGDESAYRWDSDHLVSWCSQNHLELNALKTVQMVVDFRRNRAPPSPITLRDSPVKWELNISSITKKAQQRLFFLRQLKKFNLPKTMMVHFYTAIMESILCSSITVWYAAATAKDKGRLQRVIRSAERVIGCNLPSLQDLFASRSLKRAKKIVADPSHPGQNLFVPLPSGRRLRSIRTKTHATRTVSSRRQSGSSTEPVPHCLTITLHRSLPFTLHMSL, from the exons ATGTTTGTCATCGAACGGCCGAGTTCTTTCTGTGTTGTCATGTTTAACTATCAGAGTGTGGAGgacagtgtgtctttctggg ctccaccagccggctggactccccaggaacctacgccaggatcctgtttgtggacttcagctctgccttcaacaccatcatcccgtctctgctgcaggacaaactctcccagctgcacgtgcccgactccacctgcaagtggatcacagacttcctgtctgacaggaagcagcacgggaagctggggaaacatgtctcaggcTCTCGGACCATCATCCCCAACCagcccccaaggctgcgttctttcccctctgctcttctccctgtacacaaacagctgcacctccagccaccagtccgtcaagctcctgaagtttgcggatgacaccaccctcattggactaatctctggtggggacgagtccgcctacaggtgggactctgaccatctggtgtcgtggtgcagccagaaccacctggagctcaacgctctaaagacagtgcagatggttgtggatttccggcggaacagagccccaccctcccccatcaccctgcgTGACTCCCCCGTCAAGTGGGAgttgaacatcagctccatcacaaagaaggctcagcagaggttgttcttcctgaggcagctgaagaaattcaacctgccaaagacgatgatggtccacttttacacggccatcatggagtccatcctctgctcctccatcaccgtctggtacgctgcagccacagccaaggacaagggcaggcttcagcgggtcatccgctctgcagagagggtgatcggttgcaatctgccgtccctgcaggacttgttcgcttccaggtctctgaagcgagctaaaaagatcgtagccgacccctcccaccccggacaaaacctgtttgtgccccttccatctggcaggaggctgaggtccatcaggactaagacacacgccacacgaacagtttcttcccgtcggcagtcgggctcatcaacagagccggtcccccactgcctgactataacactccaccggtcactccccttcacactgcacatgtccctttaa
- the LOC120819529 gene encoding uncharacterized protein LOC120819529: MTLKIFSSRVFFEYLKRVLVPTYQPLRQRNASVSVAGWRSARSYHNIGRPKYRGPGSAATIRVVDLRSDAFSRPGPAMRRAMLKAMFDEDLMREEETVDELQKITADLFQMEAALFVPSGSMANLIAVMVHCRERGDMMIVGDQSHLHIFGQGGSAQLAGVHATTATTLPDGSFDLDQLDSKIRHGYPDPHYPRTRLICVENTHNIKGGRVLPLTFLQEVRALADRSGLSVHMDGARVMNAAVAQRVPPSTILQHTHTVSVCLSKGLGAPVGAVLAGPRDFISQAARCRKALGGMIWKTSVLAAAGKLALLEMVDRLEEDHRNAKTFAQALLACDPPLFAVDTVETNILRFHLKEPSLSPAEFCDRMGQVWEGEEAALGQGIRVLMFPFFGNSVRAVWHLGISPEDTQLAVQKMKFVASQFLN, translated from the exons ATGACTTTGAAAATATTTTCCAGCAGAGTTTTCTTCGAATACTTGAAACGTGTACTTGTGCCCACGTACCAACCGCTCAGGCAGAGAAATGCATCAGTTTCCGTGGCAGGATGGCGCTCAGCACGGAGCTATCACAACATCGGGAGACCCAAGTACCGAGGGCCGGGCAGCGCAGCCACCATCCGGGTGGTGGACCTCCGCAGCGACGCGTTTTCCCGGCCCGGGCCGGCAATGAGGCGGGCCATGCTGAAGGCCATGTTTGACGAGGACCTGatgagagaagaggagacagtTGACG AGTTGCAGAAAATTACAGCTGATTTGTTTCAAATGGAAGCTGCACTGTTTGTTCCCTCGGGATCCATGGCTAATCTCATCGCAG TGATGGTGCACTGCAGGGAGCGCGGTGACATGATGATTGTTGGCGATCAGTCCCATTTACACATCTTTGGGCAAGGGGGGAGCGCGCAG CTAGCAGGGGTCCACGCCACCACAGCCACAACTCTCCCCGACGGGTCGTTTGACTTGGATCAGCTGGACTCAAAGATCCGCCACGGTTACCCCGACCCACATTACCCCCGCACACGCCTCATATgcgtggaaaacacacacaacataaagGGAGGACGTGTGCTGCCTCTGACCTTCctgcaggag GTTCGTGCTTTGGCCGATAGATCTGGCCTGTCAGTTCACATGGACGGAGCCAGGGTTATGAACGCTGCTGTTGCCCAGAGGGTGCCTCCATCCACCatactgcagcacacacacactgtcagtgtgtgtctctccaaG GGTTTGGGGGCCCCTGTGGGGGCCGTGCTGGCTGGACCCAGAGACTTCATATCCCAGGCAGCGCGGTGCCGTAAAGCCCTGGGTGGGATGATATGGAAGACTAGTGTACTGGCAGCAGCTGGAAAGCTGGCTTTACTGGAGATGGTTGACAGACTGGAGGAAGATCACCGTAATGCAAAAACCTTTGCTCAAG CTCTGCTGGCCTGTGACCCTCCTCTATTCGCCGTCGACACGGTGGAAACAAACATCCTGCGTTTCCATCTAAAGGAGCCCAGCTTAAGCCCCGCTGAGTTCTGTGACCGCATGGGTCAGGTTtgggagggagaagaggcagCGCTGGGACAGGGGATACGAGTGCTCATGTTCCCTTTTTTTGGAAATTCCGTAAGGGCTGTGTGGCATCTTGGGATTTCCCCTGAAGATACCCAGCTGGCCGTCCAGAAAATGAAATTTGTGGCTTCTCAGTTCTTgaattaa
- the LOC120819528 gene encoding uncharacterized protein LOC120819528 has translation MSVSGASSSLRTFSSRVWGKVPYHGLVASRKPLSAVRGYRDTGKPRYPGPGKPARGRVVDLRSDTVTKPGPAMRRAMAEAEVGDDVMGEDPSVNELQQIAADMFRMEAALFVPSGTMSNLIAVMVHCRERGDEMIVGDLSHLHIYEQGGSAQLAGVHATTATTLPDGSFDLDQLDSKIRHGYPDPHYPRTRLICVENTHNIKGGRVLPLTFLQEVCALADRSGLSVHMDGARVMNAAVAQRVPPSTILQHTHTVSVCLSKGLGAPVGTILAGPRDFISQAVRCRKALGGGMRQAGILAAAGKLALLEMVDRLEEDHRNAKTFAQALLDCDPPLFAVDMAAVETNILRFHLKEPSLSPAEFCDRMGQVWEGEEAALGQGIRVLMYPYFGNSVRAVWNLGISPEDTQLAVQKMQFVASQFLNEKVKAQ, from the exons ATGTCTGTAAGTGGAGCATCGAGTTCTTTGAGAACATTTTCCAGCAGAGTTTGGGGTAAAGTTCCGTATCATGGTCTCGTCGCCTCGAGGAAACCGCTCAGTGCCGTGCGCGGCTACCGCGACACCGGGAAGCCCCGGTACCCGGGACCGGGCAAGCCCGCCCGCGGCCGGGTTGTGGACCTCCGCAGTGACACGGTGACCAAGCCCGGGCCGGCGATGAGGCGAGCCATGGCAGAGGCCGAGGTCGGAGATGACGTGATGGGGGAGGACCCGAGTGTTAACG AGTTACAGCAAATTGCAGCAGATATGTTTCGGATGGAAGCTGCACTCTTCGTTCCGTCTGGAACCATGAGTAATCTCATTGCAG tgatggtgCACTGCAGGGAGCGAGGCGACGAGATGATCGTGGGCGATCTGTCCCATTTACACATCTACGAGCAAGGGGGGAGCGCGCAG CTAGCAGGGGTCCACGCCACCACAGCCACAACTCTCCCCGACGGGTCGTTTGACTTGGATCAGCTGGACTCAAAGATCCGCCACGGTTACCCCGACCCACATTACCCCCGCACACGCCTCATATgcgtggaaaacacacacaacataaagGGAGGACGTGTGCTGCCTCTGACCTTCctgcaggag GTTTGTGCTTTGGCCGATCGATCTGGCCTGTCAGTTCACATGGACGGAGCCAGGGTTATGAACGCTGCTGTTGCCCAGAGGGTGCCTCCATCCACCatactgcagcacacacacactgtcagtgtgtgtctctccaaG GGTTTGGGGGCACCTGTGGGCACCATACTTGCTGGACCCAGAGACTTCATATCCCAGGCAGTGCGGTGCCGTAAAGCCCTGGGTGGGGGGATGCGACAGGCTGGTATACTGGCAGCAGCTGGAAAGCTGGCTTTACTGGAGATGGTTGACAGACTGGAGGAAGATCACCGTAATGCAAAAACCTTTGCTCAAG CTCTGCTGGACTGTGACCCTCCTCTATTCGCCGTCGACATGGCCGCGGTGGAAACAAACATCCTGCGTTTCCATCTAAAGGAGCCCAGCTTAAGCCCCGCTGAGTTCTGTGACCGCATGGGTCAGGTTtgggagggagaagaggcagCGCTGGGACAGGGGATACGAGTGCTCATGTACCCTTATTTTGGAAATTCCGTAAGGGCTGTGTGGAATCTTGGGATTTCACCTGAAGATACCCAGCTGGCCGTCCAGAAAATGCAATTTGTGGCTTCTCAGTTCTTAAATGAAAAGGTCAAGGCCCAGTGA